GGCCTTGGAGAGGATGACGTTGAGATCGCGCAGGACGTACTTGATGTCACCCTTGTACAGGGTTACCATGTTGCGGCGCTGCGAGATGGAGATGACCAGCTCGCCGGTCTGCTTGGCCATGCGCTCCGCGGCCCGATGGCGGGTCCCGGTCTCGAAGGTGGGGATCATGGGATCGGGATTGAGCTGGGCGTTGGCGTACAGGATCCGCTCGGCATCCGAACTGAGCACGATGGCCCCGTCCATCTTGGCCAGCTCGTACAGCGCCGAGGGGTTGAGCTCGGTGTCGACGTGGAAGCCGCCATCCACCAGCTCCAGCACCTGGGGGGTGTCGCCGACGACGATGAGAGCCCCCGTGCGGGCCCGAAGGATGTTTTCGAGGCCTTCACGCAGAGCCGTCCCGGGCGCCACCATCCGCAGCACCCGGGTCAACGCGTCGTCCCGGCTGTCGGCCAACCTCGCGGGTCTCACTCCACTCCCGGCGCCCCCGGGTGCCCTCTCCCACCGAGCACGCGGGCTCGTCGACACCTAGTCATTATAGCATCGGGCCCCGAGCGCCCACAACGGGGCAGCCGTCTCGCCGGCCGCCCCTCGACAGGGGCCTCTCACGCTGAAGCAGAGGAGGGAGGTCGTCGACCCATGGAGGTCGATCCGCTGTCCGGCGTGCCACCCCTCAAGCCGCAGGTGTCCCCCGAGGCATGGGAACGGCTCGACATCCGCATCGGCCAGGTGGTGGAGGCCTGGCCCGCTGAGCACACGCACCGCCCGGCCTACCGGCTCGTCATCGACTTCGGTCCTTTGGGGCGGCGCACCTCGAGTGCGCAGATCACCGCCCTTTACACGCCCGAGCAGCTGGTAGGGCGGTCGGTCGTGGCGGTCGTCAACCTTCCACCCAAGCGGGTGGGCGGTTTCAAGTCGGAGGTGCTGGTGCTGGGCGCCGTGGACGGGGAGGGCCGCGTCGTGCTGCTGGAGCCGGAGCGCCCCTGCCCGCCCGGCCTGCCCGTGGGATGAGGCCGTCGGGCCGACCGGGGGCGCGGCTCACGGGACCCGCTCCACTACCAGGGCGACGGCTTCGCCGCCGCCGATGCAGAGGGTGGCCAGACCCCGCCGAGCTCCCCGCTGCTCCATCGCGAACAGCAGCGTGACCAAGACCCGTGCGCCGCTGGCCCCGATGGGATGCCCCAGGGCGATGGCGCCCCCCCGGACGTTGACCCGCCCCGGATCCAGGCCCAGCTCGCGGATGGCCACCATGGGCACCACCGCGAAGGCCTCGTTGATCTCGTAGAGGTCGATGGCGGACGCATCGAGACCTGCCTTGCCCAGGACCCGGCGGATGGCCGCGATGGGCGCCACGGTGAACCACTCGGGGTCGGTGGCGGCCTGGGCCTGCGCCACGATGCGCGCCATGGGGCGCAGACCCATCCGCGACGCCACGGGCTCCGCCACGACGACGACGGCTGCGGCGCCGTCGCTGATGCTGGAGGCGTTGCCCGGGGTGACGGTGCCCTCCGCCTTGAAGGCGGGCTTCAACTGGCGGAACCGGCTCTCGACCAGGCGCCCGGGCTCCTCGTCCTCGTGCACCTCGTGGCGCTCCCCCCTGCCATCCTCCCACTGCACGGGCACGATCTCCCGTGCCAAGGCCCCCTCGGTCATCGCCGCCCGTGCCCGCCGATAGCTCTCCAGGGCATAGTCGTCCTGTTCCTGCCTGGAGAAGCCCCGGCGCTCGGCCAGCAGCTCGGCGCAGCTGCCCATGTGACAGTCGTTGTAGACGTCCCACAAACCGTCGTGGATCATGGTGTCGACCAGACGGCCGTGGCCCATGCGCAACCCGGCCCGGGCGCCCTGCACCACGTAAGGGGCGTTGGACATGCTCTCCATGCCCCCCGCCACCACCACGTCGGCATCCCCGCTCGCGATGGCCTGCGCGGCCAGCATGACGGCCTTGAGCCCCGAGCCGCACATCTTGTTGATGGTGAGGCAAGGCACCCCACGGGGCAGGCCGGCCAGCAGGGCGGCCTGTCGTGCAGGGGCCTGCCCGAGGCCCGCTCCCAGGACGTTGCCCATGATCACCTCGTCGACGTCCTCGGGCCGCACGCCCGAGCGCTCCACGGCCCCCCGGATGGCCGATGCGCCCAGCTGCGGCGCTGAAAGCGCGCTCAAAACGCCCAGGAAGGCTCCGATGGGCGTGCGGGCCGCCCCGACGATGACCGCCTCCCGCATGCGACGATGCCCCCCGTCCGTCGATCGGCGCCCCCGTCAGGGCGAGCGCCTGCGCGTGAAGCCCATCCGCTCGCGGGCCTCCTGGAGCACCTCCCGTGCCACCCGGCGGGCCCGCTCGGCGCCTGCCGCCGCGATCTCCGAGGCCGTCTCCGGCCGGGCCGCCAGCTCGGCGTAGCGGGCCTGGATGGGCCGCAGCACCTCGATCAGGGACTCGGCCACGGCCTGCTTGAGGTCGACGTAGCGCAGGGTGCCCTGGCGGTAGTGGTCGAGGAAGTGCCGGCACGTCTCGGCCGGCGCGGCCGCCTCGAGCAAGGTGAAGAGGTTGCGCACGCCGGGGCTCATCTCGTCGCCCCTGGGCCCCACGTCGGTCACGGCCCGCCGCACCTTGTCGCGGATGGTCTCGGGTGGATCCAGCACCGAGATGGCCCCCTCGGGCTCGCTCTTGGACATCTTGCGGGTCGGATCGTCGAGGGACATGATGCGAGCCGCCTGCGTGAGCAGAGGCTCGGGCTCCGGAAACGTCTCCCCGAAGAGCTGGTTGAACTTGCGCGCCAGGTCCCGGGTCAGCTCCAGGTGCTGCACCTGATCCTCACCGACTGGCACCCGGTCGGCCTTGTAGAGCAGGATGTCGGCGGCCATCAGCACCGGGTAGTTGAGCAGCCCGGCGTAGACGGACTCGGCGTGCTTGCGCGCCTTGTCCTTGAACTGGGTCATCCGCTGCAGCTGCCCCAGGGGCGTGATGCAGTTGAGCAGCCAGGCCAGCTCCGTGTGCTCCGGCACGTCGGACTGGACGAAGATGGTGGAGCGCTCGGGGTCCAGACCCGCGGCCACGTTGACCAGGAGGGCCTGGCGCACCCGCTCCGGCATCTCCCGGGGGTCGTAGGGCACCGTGATGGCGTGGTAGTCCACGATGCAGAAGAAGCACGGATGCTGCGACTGGAGCTCGACCCAGTTGCGGATGGCGC
This genomic interval from Limnochorda sp. LNt contains the following:
- a CDS encoding tRNA-binding protein, encoding MEVDPLSGVPPLKPQVSPEAWERLDIRIGQVVEAWPAEHTHRPAYRLVIDFGPLGRRTSSAQITALYTPEQLVGRSVVAVVNLPPKRVGGFKSEVLVLGAVDGEGRVVLLEPERPCPPGLPVG
- the trpS gene encoding tryptophan--tRNA ligase, which gives rise to MTQHVVFSGIQPSGMIHVGNLFGAIRNWVELQSQHPCFFCIVDYHAITVPYDPREMPERVRQALLVNVAAGLDPERSTIFVQSDVPEHTELAWLLNCITPLGQLQRMTQFKDKARKHAESVYAGLLNYPVLMAADILLYKADRVPVGEDQVQHLELTRDLARKFNQLFGETFPEPEPLLTQAARIMSLDDPTRKMSKSEPEGAISVLDPPETIRDKVRRAVTDVGPRGDEMSPGVRNLFTLLEAAAPAETCRHFLDHYRQGTLRYVDLKQAVAESLIEVLRPIQARYAELAARPETASEIAAAGAERARRVAREVLQEARERMGFTRRRSP
- a CDS encoding thiolase family protein produces the protein MREAVIVGAARTPIGAFLGVLSALSAPQLGASAIRGAVERSGVRPEDVDEVIMGNVLGAGLGQAPARQAALLAGLPRGVPCLTINKMCGSGLKAVMLAAQAIASGDADVVVAGGMESMSNAPYVVQGARAGLRMGHGRLVDTMIHDGLWDVYNDCHMGSCAELLAERRGFSRQEQDDYALESYRRARAAMTEGALAREIVPVQWEDGRGERHEVHEDEEPGRLVESRFRQLKPAFKAEGTVTPGNASSISDGAAAVVVVAEPVASRMGLRPMARIVAQAQAATDPEWFTVAPIAAIRRVLGKAGLDASAIDLYEINEAFAVVPMVAIRELGLDPGRVNVRGGAIALGHPIGASGARVLVTLLFAMEQRGARRGLATLCIGGGEAVALVVERVP